The stretch of DNA NNNNNNNNNNNNNNNNNNNNNNNNNNNNNNNNNNNNNNNNNNNNNNNNNNNNNNNNNNNNNNNNNNNNNNNNNNNNNNNNNNNNNNNNNNNNNNNNNNNNNNNNNNNNNNNNNNNNNNNNNNNNNNNNNNNNNNNNNNNNNNNNNNNNNNNNNNNNNNNNNNNNNNNNNNNNNNNNNNNNNNNNNNNNNNNNNNNNNNNNNNNNNNNNNNNNNNNNNNNNNNNNNNNNNNNNNNNNNNNNNNNNNNNNNNNNNNNNNNNNNNNNNNNNNNNNNNNNNNNNNNNNNNNNNNNNNNNNNNNNNNNNNNNNNNNNNNNNNNNNNNNNNNNNNNNNNNNNNNNNNNNNNNNNNNNNNNNNNNNNNNNNNNNNNNNNNNNNNNNNNNNNNNNNNNNNNNNNNNNNNNNNNNNNNNNNNNNNNNNNNNNNNNNNNNNNNNNNNNNNNNNNNNNNNNNNNNNNNNNNNNNNNNNNNNNNNNNNNNNNNNNNNNNNNNNNNNNNNNNNNNNNNNNNNNNNNNNNNNNNNNNNNNNNNNNNNNNNNNNNNNNNNNNNNNNNNNNNNNNNNNNNNNNNNNNNNNNNNNNNNNNNNNNNNNNNNNNNNNNNNNNNNNNNNNNNNNNNNNNNNNNNNNNNNNNNNNNNNNNNNNNNNNNNNNNNNNNNNNNNNNNNNNNNNNNNNNNNNNNNNNNNNNNNNNNNNNNNNNNNNNNNNNNNNNNNNNNNNNNNNNNNNNNNNNNNNNNNNNNNNNNNNNNNNNNNNNNNNNNNNNNNNNNNNNNNNNNNNNNNNNNNNNNNNNNNNNNNNNNNNNNNNNNNNNNNNNNNNNNNNNNNNNNNNNNNNNNNNNNNNNNNNNNNNNNNNNNNNNNNNNNNNNNNNNNNNNNNNNNNNNNNNNNNNNNNNNNNNNNNNNNNNNNNNNNNNNNNNNNNNNNNNNNNNNNNNNNNNNNNNNNNNNNNNNNNNNNNNNNNNNNNNNNNNNNNNNNNNNNNNNNNNNNNNNNNNNNNNNNNNNNNNNNNNNNNNNNNNNNNNNNNNNNNNNNNNNNNNNNNNNNNNNNNNNNNNNNNNNNNNNNNNNNNNNNNNNNNNNNNNNNNNNNNNNNNNNNNNNNNNNNNNNNNNNNNNNNNNNNNNNNNNNNNNNNNNNNNNNNNNNNNNNNNNNNNNNNNNNNNNNNNNNNNNNNNNNNNNNNNNNNNNNNNNNNNNNNNNNNNNNNNNNNNNNNNNNNNNNNNNNNNNNNNNNNNNNNNNNNNNNNNNNNNNNNNNNNNNNNNNNNNNNNNNNNNNNNNNNNNNNNNNNNNNNNNNNNNNNNNNNNNNNNNNNNNNNNNNNNNNNNNNNNNNNNNNNNNNNNNNNNNNNNNNNNNNNNNNNNNNNNNNNNNNNNNNNNNNNNNNNNNNNNNNNNNNNNNNNNNNNNNNNNNNNNNNNNNNNNNNNNNNNNNNNNNNNNNNNNNNNNNNNNNNNNNNNNNNNNNNNNNNNNNNNNNNNNNNNNNNNNNNNNNNNNNNNNNNNNNNNNNNNNNNNNNNNNNNNNNNNNNNNNNNNNNNNNNNNNNNNNNNNNNNNNNNNNNNNNNNNNNNNNNNNNNNNNNNNNNNNNNNNNNNNNNNNNNNNNNNNNNNNNNNNNNNNNNNNNNNNNNNNNNNNNNNNNNNNNNNNNNNNNNNNNNNNNNNNNNNNNNNNNNNNNNNNNNNNNNNNNNNNNNNNNNNNNNNNNNNNNNNNNNNNNNNNNNNNNNNNNNNNNNNNNNNNNNNNNNNNNNNNNNNNNNNNNNNNNNNNNNNNNNNNNNNNNNNNNNNNNNNNNNNNNNNNNNNNNNNNNNNNNNNNNNNNNNNNNNNNNNNNNNNNNNNNNNNNNNNNNNNNNNNNNNNNNNNNNNNNNNNNNNNNNNNNNNNNNNNNNNNNNNNNNNNNNNNNNNNNNNNNNNNNNNNNNNNNNNNNNNNNNNNNNNNNNNNNNNNNNNNNNNNNNNNNNNNNNNNNNNNNNNNNNNNNNNNNNNNNNNNNNNNNNNNNNNNNNNNNNNNNNNNNNNNNNNNNNNNNNNNNNNNNNNNNNNNNNNNNNNNNNNNNNNNNNNNNNNNNNNNNNNNNNNNNNNNNNNNNNNNNNNNNNNNNNNNNNNNNNNNNNNNNNNNNNNNNNNNNNNNNNNNNNNNNNNNNNNNNNNNNNNNNNNNNNNNNNNNNNNNNNNNNNNNNNNNNNNNNNNNNNNNNNNNNNNNNNNNNNNNNNNNNNNNNNNNNNNNNNNNNNNNNNNNNNNNNNNNNNNNNNNNNNNNNNNNNNNNNNNNNNNNNNNNNNNNNNNNNNNNNNNNNNNNNNNNNNNNNNNNNNNNNNNNNNNNNNNNNNNNNNNNNNNNNNNNNNNNNNNNNNNNNNNNNNNNNNNNNNNNNNNNNNNNNNNNNNNNNNNNNNNNNNNNNNNNNNNNNNNNNNNNNNNNNNNNNNNNNNNNNNNNNNNNNNNNNNNNNNNNNNNNNNNNNNNNNNNNNNNNNNNNNNNNNNNNNNNNNNNNNNNNNNNNNNNNNNNNNNNNNNNNNNNNNNNNNNNNNNNNNNNNNNNNNNNNNNNNNNNNNNNNNNNNNNNNNNNNNNNNNNNNNNNNNNNNNNNNNNNNNNNNNNNNNNNNNNNNNNNNNNNNNNNNNNNNNNNNNNNNNNNNNNNNNNNNNNNNNNNNNNNNNNNNNNNNNNNNNNNNNNNNNNNNNNNNNNNNNNNNNNNNNNNNNNNNNNNNNNNNNNNNNNNNNNNNNNNNNNNNNNNNNNNNNNNNNNNNNNNNNNNNNNNNNNNNNNNNNNNNNNNNNNNNNNNNNNNNNNNNNNNNNNNNNNNNNNNNNNNNNNNNNNNNNNNNNNNNNNNNNNNNNNNNNNNNNNNNNNNNNNNNNNNNNNNNNNNNNNNNNNNNNNNNNNNNNNNNNNNNNNNNNNNNNNNNNNNNNNNNNNNNNNNNNNNNNNNNNNNNNNNNNNNNNNNNNNNNNNNNNNNNNNNNNNNNNNNNNNNNNNNNNNNNNNNNNNNNNNNNNNNNNNNNNNNNNNNNNNNNNNNNNNNNNNNNNNNNNNNNNNNNNNNNNNNNNNNNNNNNNNNNNNNNNNNNNNNNNNNNNNNNNNNNNNNNNNNNNNNNNNNNNNNNNNNNNNNNNNNNNNNNNNNNNNNNNNNNNNNNNNNNNNNNNNNNNNNNNNNNNNNNNNNNNNNNNNNNNNNNNNNNNNNNNNNNNNNNNNNNNNNNNNNNNNNNNNNNNNNNNNNNNNNNNNNNNNNNNNNNNNNNNNNNNNNNNNNNNNNNNNNNNNNNNNNNNNNNNNNNNNNNNNNNNNNNNNNNNNNNNNNNNNNNNNNNNNNNNNNNNNNNNNNNNNNNNNNNNNNNNNNNNNNNNNNNNNNNNNNNNNNNNNNNNNNNNNNNNNNNNNNNNNNNNNNNNNNNNNNNNNNNNNNNNNNNNNNNNNNNNNNNNNNNNNNNNNNNNNNNNNNNNNNNNNNNNNNNNNNNNNNNNNNNNNNNNNNNNNNNNNNNNNNNNNNNNNNNNNNNNNNNNNNNNNNNNNNNNNNNNNNNNNNNNNNNNNNNNNNNNNNNNNNNNNNNNNNNNNNNNNNNNNNNNNNNNNNNNNNNNNNNNNNNNNNNNNNNNNNNNNNNNNNNNNNNNNNNNNNNNNNNNNNNNNNNNNNNNNNNNNNNNNNNNNNNNNNNNNNNNNNNNNNACCAAAGCAAATAGATAGCACGGTTTCTTGAATGGATCCTCCCATAAGGCATAGTGCCGTCCACCCTACATTTCAAAGAACAATTATGCTTTCAACAAAGACCAAGCCGAGAAGACACTTGGTAAAGAAGAATAAGGCATTATTTTGCTAACCTCTATCTCTCCTTGAGAAACGAGGTTTCCATTGGACAGTAACACAGGATAAAGTGTCTTGTCAGCTTCCACACGACAAGTGTACTTTGCCATTATATCAGGGCGATCCTGTCATAGCAGAATAAAAATACAATGTAAGAACATCATTTTGTACTATATAAACACCAGTCATCTTATCATCAAGTCACAATCAACCTggtaaaatgtaattttgcgGAAACCTTCTGCTTCGCACTGTGTGCAAAAATTCCCAGAAGACTTGTAAAGCCCCTAACAGAAGAAAGctaaaaaagttagaagagaTCGTTACAATTTACATCATTGAGAGtttaaaaagataagaaaaataagttCACTTCAAGTGAAGTATTCTTGTGGGGGTATATCTCAGTatcaatttccaaaacaaagGACTCCTCAGCTGGAAGCGAAGGAAGAGTGAGATGACGAGAGTCCAACTGGTAATCCCCTTCCTAGCCAAGGTGAACAACATATGTTAGCCAAGGTGAACAACATATGTAAAGAGAGACCAAGTAAATAGAGGAAACTGagttacttatatataaatcaacTGAGTTGCTTGTCATAGAGAAGAGTCTATCATAATTCATATATAGTATTAAGAATAAAAGAGTGAGCCAGGAGATAAAAATGTTTTCGAAAAGGACAAGTATTGAATGGGTACCTTTAGAAGTTTCCCCTCAATCTTGACTGAAAGTAGCTTCAAGTCATGTCCATCCAAGACCAATGCAGCGGAAGATCCTGGCCAATAAGATACTTGTTCAGATgtgatgtgaaaaaaaaaagagagcaaaaatccatcctaaagctatgcaaaagaaaactaaacacGAATGTTTACAGAAACTAAAAAACAGCAATGTACTAGACTGTTGTACCTTTAACTCGAGGGGAAACCTTGATTTTAGAGCTAACAATTGTTTTATCTTCACCTAGAGAGAAGGTCAGATCCacctaaacaaacaaacaaaaaagcttcaaaataacaacaaaatgaTCCTAGTCATATACTCAATTTGGAATTCTAAAGATGGCTGGCATACAGTTTCAAAGTAGTAATCAGGCTTAGTGTAATCCTTgagaaatatttcttttggtGCATCCATTTTGGATTCTTCAGCTTTATCCGGAACTGATTCGGTAGCAACAGAACAAATCAACCTCCTGCTGTTTTGCTTCGGTCTCTGACATATAAAACAGAATATACATTTAATATAAATCCAGTACTAATTAATAAATTGCGGGTATTGAATCATATGGAAAGGATAGAGTATATTACATCAACGGAATGAGGTAGAAACCGATTCTTCCTCAAACAAATGGcctgaaacaaaaagaattacaGTAAAGATTtcattctctattttatatagTGTGGCACTTgacagaagaaagaaagaataacaGTAACGATCATTCTCTATCTTAAATTGTGTGTTACTtgatagaagaaacaaaaaggaaaaacacaaaacctCGGAAGTAAGAAACGGTCTGAATTGAGTAAGCCTCTTTGCTGAACTACGAAGACAACTGCTTCTAACAGGAACCTGTAAGAGAGAGtataaaaacaaatgaatacAAACTAAGCAAAAGAGAACGGTTGCTAGATAATAAAGATACACATAAAGCAATGAGCTAAATCGAAATGGTTTGGTAAAAGAAAACAGGAGTCACAGAGGAATAGAAGAATCAAGAACATTTTGCTATTCCTACACAAGTTCTCTCGGATTCTCAAGCAGTACACACACGAGGAATCCAAAATACAAGTTTACAACTACAAAAGTGTATCAATCAGTTTCCTATAagtgaacaacaaaaaaaaagagagagagagaggttaaaAGGGTAATCACAGGAGCATGAGAGAGCAAACCCAGAAGATTGAACCTCGCCAGAGATGAACTTCGACAAGGAATAATCAATCTAGCCATTACAAAAGACGACCCAAGAATTCCAAAATCCCTAAACCAACAATAGCgctaacaataaaattaaaataaaaacactccTTGTTGCGTTCTAAATTCTCCAAACTATAAACCCTAGATGAGATAACTCTATCTACTCTAGTCACTACACAGAGCGGTAAGTTAGGGCTATGGCGTTTATAAAGATGTGTGTGTAAATAAAAAGGAGATagaatttaaatgaaaaaattatggccaagaaaattagatataatataaacacacacacaaaaaaaaaaaaacagataattaaacgaaattaagAAATCGATTTCGCGATTACGACTGAGAGAGATCAAATCTGGGGAGATCGATcggaggaagacgaagaagtaaAGTAAGTAAATTACCAAAGAGATCCGATGATCAGATGATGAAAGAGGCGCAACTGAATACTATGAGAAGACGGAACCTGGGGGGGGGACtgatatttataataataataacacgctgtaagatatttttttaacccgaaaaagaaaaaaaagaatttaacaTGATAATGATACTTTATCTGtttatttcaaagtttttgaACACAAACAAATGACATTTTTGTGTTTATCCATTTTCCAACACTTTTATCACTTCGATGCTTGCTCAGAATCCTTTTTGTTtgaatgtaaataaataaataaaaaacaaaaaaaactctaatttttATCACCAATTTTTATCATGATGACACATGCCACAGTCTACATTATAAGATAGTACTACTATTTTAAGACAATAAAACGTTATATTGAAAAAGGTTACAACAAAATCATCGCAATTCTCTCTAAGGACACAAAATGATATTAGGTGGAAACAGAATTGAAATAAAGAGTCGAAGCGGTGCCGTTTTATAGCATCATTCACCGATGAACTGGCGTTTTTTAGCAGTGTTCATGTACGGTCTAATGACCCATTCGATCTCTGCTTCATTTTGTTCCACGGTTCCTAATTTCACCTGCAAACAAGAAACAGTATTGTCATTAAGAAACTTGATTGATGGTTTGATAACAGTTTTGATTCGGTTAAGCTGAATGCATACCTGGTATAGCCGCAACTCAAACCGAGGACCAATTTCTTTAAGCTCAATCGATTTTGGACCTCCCTCTCCTTTATCATAGACATGATTCCTACATACACCcacaagatttttttaaaaagaaccgacaacaaaaatcaaacataatctCTATCTATTCTATATACAAATGCTTTATTGCGTGGTGTTAATATGTGCTTTATCAAGAGGAAACAGAATCAGATTACCAAATATCAACTTAAGCCTTAGGCATTGAAAACTACAACTCATGTCACCAATTGAAATTCGTAAAATCTGATCGTTGTGAAGAAAATTTTACCTGAATGAAATATAATCAGATTGATTAGCAAAAGTAACTATACGTCTTGC from Camelina sativa cultivar DH55 chromosome 9, Cs, whole genome shotgun sequence encodes:
- the LOC104716084 gene encoding puromycin-sensitive aminopeptidase-like, translated to MARLIIPCRSSSLARFNLLGLLSHAPVPVRSSCLRSSAKRLTQFRPFLTSEAICLRKNRFLPHSVDRPKQNSRRLICSVATESVPDKAEESKMDAPKEIFLKDYTKPDYYFETVDLTFSLGEDKTIVSSKIKVSPRVKGSSAALVLDGHDLKLLSVKIEGKLLKEGDYQLDSRHLTLPSLPAEESFVLEIDTEIYPHKNTSLEGLYKSSGNFCTQCEAEGFRKITFYQDRPDIMAKYTCRVEADKTLYPVLLSNGNLVSQGEIEGGRHYALWEDPFKKPCYLFALIFNSKLVLASPETATDADYAAILGVIGHEYFHNWTGNRLASSLIPFATID